The following proteins are encoded in a genomic region of Cryptomeria japonica chromosome 11, Sugi_1.0, whole genome shotgun sequence:
- the LOC131063184 gene encoding uncharacterized protein LOC131063184, with protein sequence MASKQKLPKFNGDGKEDPVRHCRTCETIWSTNGVTDQDEWVTQFPATLRGVAIDWYSDMDKAKVGTWPDLKEEFGVEFRLLRDDNEIVAEIYGTKQNKNETIRAYSWRLKELLGKMESQPVDGLKKRWFVEGLKHSLRKKMKIVPPTSYEDAYNRVMDLESETKTLKKKEEEDSSSEEDDSSQESSSDNEAGKRVQALQKDMERMRREFKTMRSTTWTEGDIWCTECKEEGHTKGTCPKKAFYEICQLMGHSTKECPYNMKTRSTQMSQVLFTEQATTFAPAGTAQQTNTTASSGGYRDNRRGGGRNSNNNNNRSHI encoded by the coding sequence ATGGCCAGTAAAcagaagttgccgaagttcaacggcgatgggaaggaagatcccgttcgccattgtcgaacgtgcgaaaccatatggtcaacgaacggtgttaccgaccaagatgaatgggtaacacaattcccagcaaccttgagaggagtggccatagactggtactcagatatggacaaggccaaagtcggcacatggcccgacctgaaggaAGAGTTTGGGGTAGAGTTCCGCCTCttgagagatgacaacgaaatagtcgccgagatctatggaacgaagcagaacaagaacgagactatCCGAGCCTATAGTTGGCGACTaaaggaactattgggaaaaatggagagtcaaccagtagatgggttgaaaaagcgatggttcgtggagggactaaagcattccctccgaaaaaagatgaaaatcgttccacctacatcgtacgaagatGCATACAATAGagtgatggatctcgagagcgagaccaagacattgaagaaaaaggaggaggaggatagctcgtccgaggaggatgactcgtcacaggaaagcagcagcgacaacgaggctggcaaacgggtgcaagcactccagaaagacatggagcgaatgaggagggaattcaaaacaatgagaagcaccacttggaccgaaggggacatatggtgcactgagtgcaaagaggaggggcacacaaagggtacttgcccgaagaaagCATTCTACGAGATTTGCCAattgatgggacactccaccaaggagtgcccatacaacatgaaaacccgaagtacgcaaatgagccaagtgttgttcacggagcaaGCCACAACGTTCGCACCAGCGGGTACGGCCCAACAaaccaacacaacggcatcatctggaggttaccgagacaacagacgcggcggcggaaggaatagcaacaataacaataacagaagCCATATCtag